One region of Yersinia bercovieri ATCC 43970 genomic DNA includes:
- a CDS encoding methyl-accepting chemotaxis protein, whose translation MKRGSTHQPLDRKIMPEQSTNTKVLFVNNMRLVTLFIAILAGILLLFAAAIGTSGYFLKQSNQSLEEATQELDIRLGLSNSSNYLRTARLILIQAASSARIGDTEGYQQGLKSAEGWIAQSQQMFNLYYNRPVKSETDTALDGPLKKAYEQYRDDGMKLMLDATKEGHFEEVISLEAEKLNQLDSAYNEPLLKAVKYRTERATQINQTAQQEARLGYILMGGAFILAILLTLIAFLVISRVIIKPINWLVERIQRIAQGDLTQTPVAFGRNEIGVLGNNIQQMQDSLSTTVEAVRSSAESIYQGSSEIALGNTDLSARTEQQAASLEQTAASMEQLTATVKQNAENAHHASQLAANASAKAAQGGDIVDDVVNTMDKISLSSMKIAEITNVINSIAFQTNILALNAAVEAARAGEQGRGFAVVASEVRNLAQRSADAAKEIELLIEASVDLIGDGSILVSDAGKTMSEIVTAVTHVTDIMGEIASASDEQSRGISQVAQAVSEMDNVTQQNASLVQEASAAAASLEQQAEVLTQAVAVFHLNGHNPAAKVKRSVLAPTGQNSKGANKKSGDDSLNWETF comes from the coding sequence ATGAAACGTGGAAGTACGCATCAGCCATTGGATCGAAAAATAATGCCAGAGCAGAGTACAAATACGAAAGTACTGTTTGTTAATAACATGCGTCTGGTCACTTTGTTTATCGCCATCTTGGCGGGGATACTACTCTTATTTGCAGCGGCAATTGGTACGTCAGGCTACTTTCTAAAACAAAGTAACCAATCACTTGAAGAAGCGACCCAAGAGCTGGATATCCGACTGGGTCTATCTAATAGTTCGAATTACCTGCGCACTGCACGCCTTATTCTTATTCAAGCAGCATCATCGGCACGTATCGGTGATACCGAGGGTTACCAGCAGGGCCTGAAAAGTGCTGAAGGCTGGATTGCTCAGTCACAACAAATGTTTAACCTCTACTATAACCGCCCGGTTAAGTCTGAAACTGACACCGCTCTGGATGGACCGCTGAAAAAAGCCTATGAACAGTATCGCGACGACGGGATGAAACTCATGCTCGACGCGACCAAAGAGGGGCATTTTGAAGAGGTTATCTCTCTTGAGGCAGAAAAACTTAATCAGTTGGACAGCGCTTACAATGAGCCACTGCTAAAAGCGGTTAAATATCGCACAGAACGCGCCACCCAAATCAACCAGACAGCTCAGCAAGAAGCCCGCCTCGGTTACATATTGATGGGGGGAGCCTTTATTCTGGCTATTCTATTAACGTTGATCGCTTTTTTAGTGATCAGCAGGGTCATCATCAAGCCGATTAACTGGCTGGTAGAACGCATTCAGCGCATTGCTCAAGGTGATTTGACCCAAACACCCGTAGCCTTCGGCCGCAATGAGATTGGTGTATTGGGTAACAATATACAGCAGATGCAAGATTCATTATCCACTACAGTCGAAGCTGTCCGCAGCAGTGCTGAATCTATTTACCAAGGCTCCAGCGAAATTGCACTGGGCAATACCGATCTTTCGGCACGCACTGAGCAGCAAGCCGCTTCACTCGAACAGACTGCCGCCAGCATGGAGCAGCTCACCGCGACAGTGAAACAAAATGCAGAGAATGCCCATCATGCCAGCCAACTGGCGGCTAATGCCTCGGCTAAAGCGGCTCAAGGTGGTGATATTGTTGATGATGTCGTCAACACGATGGATAAAATATCCCTCAGCTCAATGAAAATTGCTGAAATTACCAATGTAATAAATAGCATTGCTTTCCAAACCAACATCCTGGCACTGAATGCTGCGGTTGAAGCTGCTCGCGCAGGTGAACAGGGCCGTGGTTTCGCCGTGGTCGCCAGTGAGGTTCGCAATCTGGCACAGCGCAGTGCCGATGCCGCTAAAGAGATAGAGTTATTGATTGAGGCATCTGTTGACTTGATTGGTGATGGCTCAATTTTAGTGTCCGACGCAGGGAAAACAATGAGCGAAATCGTGACGGCTGTTACTCATGTCACTGATATTATGGGTGAAATAGCCTCAGCTTCTGATGAGCAAAGCCGAGGTATCAGCCAGGTCGCGCAAGCGGTTTCAGAAATGGATAACGTGACGCAACAGAACGCCTCTTTAGTGCAGGAAGCCTCAGCTGCGGCGGCATCTCTCGAACAACAAGCTGAAGTATTGACGCAGGCTGTTGCAGTGTTCCATCTAAACGGCCATAACCCTGCAGCTAAGGTGAAGAGATCAGTACTCGCGCCAACAGGTCAAAACAGTAAAGGTGCAAATAAAAAGTCAGGTGATGACTCGCTGAATTGGGAAACTTTCTGA
- a CDS encoding MgtC family protein, giving the protein MAVTPFVINLLLAMCLGALIGAERQWRQRMAGLRTNALVATGAAVFILSSYATSPDSPGRIAAQVVSGIGFLGAGVIMREGMNIRGLNTAATLWCSAGIGVLCGLGLYWNAVAATAVILCANILLREAAQRINLQPQQQAVDLEVRYRIQVTCGTEDEILVRTLILQALNGVALRLQSLCSADIAKPGQLEVCAEIVATPAAQKEIEGIVCRVSLERSVSSIHWRIASELPA; this is encoded by the coding sequence ATGGCAGTAACTCCTTTTGTCATAAATTTATTATTGGCGATGTGTCTCGGCGCGTTAATTGGTGCTGAAAGGCAATGGCGTCAACGGATGGCGGGTTTACGGACTAATGCATTGGTTGCCACCGGTGCTGCGGTATTTATTCTTAGCTCTTATGCCACCTCACCGGACAGTCCTGGGCGTATTGCTGCTCAAGTTGTTTCAGGAATTGGTTTCCTCGGCGCGGGCGTTATTATGCGAGAAGGCATGAATATCCGAGGATTGAATACAGCGGCGACGCTTTGGTGTTCAGCGGGTATTGGTGTGCTTTGTGGCCTAGGATTATATTGGAATGCCGTGGCGGCAACAGCGGTTATCCTGTGCGCCAATATATTGTTACGTGAAGCTGCACAACGTATTAACTTACAACCCCAGCAACAAGCGGTCGATTTAGAAGTTCGCTACCGGATTCAGGTTACCTGTGGTACAGAGGATGAAATATTAGTCCGCACGCTTATTTTGCAGGCATTAAATGGTGTGGCATTACGGTTGCAATCACTTTGCAGTGCCGATATTGCTAAGCCCGGTCAGTTGGAAGTCTGTGCTGAAATAGTGGCAACACCTGCAGCACAGAAAGAAATTGAAGGTATTGTTTGTCGCGTAAGCTTGGAGCGCAGTGTTAGCTCTATTCATTGGCGTATTGCATCTGAATTACCGGCATAA
- the mgtA gene encoding magnesium-translocating P-type ATPase yields MTKFKETATNRSNNKKTFTIALEAKNSLDQTLSKLNANLNGLTEEDARERLELYGINQVAHEKAPPALTQLLAAFNNPFIFVLMVLAAISFFTDYWLPLQSGEETDLVGVTIIVTMVLISGLLRFWQEFRTNKAAEALKSMVRTTATVLRRSSHSAQPAKQEIAIKQLVPGDIILLSAGDMIPADLRLIKSRDLFISQAILTGEAIPIEKYDAMGDISSKSVDADASSESELLELSNICLMGTNVASGTAMAVVVATGGHTYFGSLAKSIVGNRAQTAFDRGVNSVSWLLIRFMLVMVPIVLLINGFTKGDWTEAALFALAVAVGLTPEMLPMIVSSNLAKGAIAMSRRKVVVKRLNAIQNFGAMDVLCTDKTGTLTQDRIILEHHLDANGSNDQQVLQLAWLNSFHQSGMRNLMDQAVIKFSRGKPEIDALRGFTKVDELPFDFIRRRLSIVVKDEQQQQRLICKGAVEEMLSICTQVREGSEIVPLDDSRRAELLALATQYNEDGFRVLLLATRELEAQASELPLNIADERDLVVQGLLTFLDPPKESAEAAITALRENGVAVKVLTGDNPIITAKICREVGLEPGEPLSGRDIESMDDETLAREVELRTLFTKLTPLQKSRVLKMLQSNGHTVGFLGDGINDAPALRDADVGISVDTGTDIAKESADIILLEKNLMVLEEGVIIGRETFGNIIKYLNMTASSNFGNVFSVLVASAFIPFLPMLAIHLLLQNLMYDISQLSLPWDKMDKEFLRKPRKWDAKNIGRFMLWIGPTSSIFDITTFALMWFVFAANSVEHQALFQSGWFIEGLLSQTLVVHMLRTQKIPFIQSTAALPVLLTTGLIMAIGIYIPFSPLGTLVGLVPLPWEYFPWLAGTLISYCVVAQLMKQFYIRRFGKWF; encoded by the coding sequence ATGACCAAATTTAAAGAGACAGCGACAAACCGCAGCAATAATAAAAAAACCTTTACTATTGCATTAGAGGCTAAAAATAGCTTGGATCAAACCTTATCCAAGCTAAATGCAAATCTAAATGGTCTGACTGAAGAAGATGCCAGAGAGCGGTTGGAATTATACGGTATCAATCAAGTCGCGCATGAGAAAGCACCTCCGGCCCTGACTCAATTACTGGCTGCATTTAATAACCCGTTTATTTTTGTTTTGATGGTTTTGGCGGCAATTAGTTTTTTTACTGACTATTGGTTGCCATTACAAAGTGGTGAAGAGACCGACCTGGTTGGCGTCACTATTATTGTCACTATGGTATTGATCAGCGGGCTATTACGTTTCTGGCAGGAGTTCCGAACTAATAAAGCCGCAGAAGCACTGAAATCAATGGTGCGCACCACCGCGACTGTATTGCGTCGGAGTAGCCACAGTGCTCAGCCAGCAAAACAGGAAATTGCGATTAAGCAATTGGTGCCGGGTGATATTATTCTTTTATCCGCCGGAGATATGATCCCTGCTGATTTACGGCTGATTAAATCGAGAGATCTGTTTATTAGTCAGGCAATTCTGACTGGCGAGGCCATACCCATCGAAAAGTACGATGCGATGGGCGACATCAGCTCAAAATCAGTCGATGCGGATGCCAGTAGTGAGAGCGAACTACTTGAATTGTCTAATATCTGTCTGATGGGAACCAATGTTGCCAGCGGGACGGCAATGGCGGTGGTGGTTGCCACCGGCGGGCATACTTATTTCGGGTCGCTTGCTAAGTCAATTGTGGGCAATCGTGCACAAACGGCTTTTGATCGTGGAGTGAACAGTGTCAGTTGGTTATTGATCCGCTTTATGTTGGTGATGGTCCCAATTGTATTGCTGATTAATGGCTTTACCAAAGGGGATTGGACCGAGGCGGCCCTGTTTGCTTTGGCGGTTGCGGTGGGGTTGACCCCTGAAATGTTGCCGATGATTGTCAGCTCTAACCTGGCGAAAGGCGCCATCGCGATGTCACGGCGAAAAGTTGTGGTTAAGCGATTGAACGCAATACAAAATTTTGGGGCGATGGATGTGTTGTGCACGGATAAAACCGGCACGTTAACGCAGGACCGTATCATTCTTGAGCACCATTTAGATGCCAATGGTAGTAATGACCAGCAGGTATTGCAGCTGGCATGGCTCAACAGTTTCCACCAAAGTGGCATGCGTAATCTGATGGATCAGGCGGTGATCAAATTTAGCCGAGGCAAACCTGAGATCGATGCGCTGCGCGGCTTTACTAAAGTGGATGAGTTGCCCTTTGATTTCATCCGCCGCCGTTTGTCGATCGTGGTCAAAGATGAGCAGCAACAGCAGCGCTTAATCTGTAAAGGTGCGGTGGAGGAGATGCTGAGCATCTGTACTCAAGTCCGGGAGGGGAGTGAAATTGTCCCATTGGATGATAGCCGCCGGGCTGAATTACTGGCGTTAGCCACGCAATATAACGAAGATGGTTTTCGTGTCTTGCTACTGGCAACCCGCGAGTTGGAGGCTCAAGCCAGCGAATTGCCGTTAAATATTGCTGATGAACGCGATCTGGTGGTGCAAGGGTTACTGACCTTCCTCGACCCACCGAAAGAGAGCGCTGAGGCCGCAATCACCGCGTTGCGTGAAAACGGCGTCGCAGTCAAAGTGTTAACGGGTGATAACCCGATTATTACGGCAAAAATCTGCCGTGAGGTGGGGCTGGAACCGGGCGAGCCGCTAAGTGGTCGTGATATTGAAAGCATGGATGATGAGACCCTGGCGCGGGAAGTGGAGTTGCGCACGCTGTTTACCAAGTTGACGCCGCTGCAAAAATCACGGGTGCTGAAAATGCTGCAAAGTAATGGGCATACCGTTGGTTTTCTGGGGGATGGCATCAATGATGCGCCAGCGTTGCGCGATGCTGATGTGGGGATTTCGGTTGATACCGGCACGGATATAGCCAAAGAGTCAGCAGATATTATTTTGTTGGAAAAGAACCTGATGGTGCTCGAAGAGGGGGTCATTATTGGGCGTGAAACCTTCGGCAATATCATCAAATATCTGAATATGACAGCCAGTTCTAACTTCGGTAATGTATTCTCGGTATTAGTGGCCAGCGCATTTATTCCATTCCTACCGATGTTAGCTATCCACCTACTGTTACAAAACCTGATGTATGACATTTCCCAGCTTTCACTGCCGTGGGATAAGATGGATAAAGAGTTTTTACGTAAACCGCGCAAGTGGGATGCTAAAAATATTGGCCGCTTTATGTTATGGATTGGGCCAACTTCATCCATTTTTGATATTACTACCTTTGCATTGATGTGGTTTGTTTTTGCCGCTAACAGTGTCGAGCATCAGGCTTTGTTCCAGTCAGGTTGGTTTATTGAGGGTCTGTTATCGCAAACGTTGGTTGTTCATATGTTGCGCACACAAAAAATTCCGTTTATTCAAAGTACGGCGGCGTTGCCAGTACTACTGACGACGGGGTTAATTATGGCTATCGGTATCTATATTCCGTTTTCACCACTGGGAACTTTGGTCGGCTTAGTACCACTACCATGGGAATATTTCCCATGGCTGGCAGGAACATTGATCAGCTACTGTGTCGTTGCGCAACTGATGAAACAGTTCTATATCCGCCGTTTCGGCAAGTGGTTCTAA
- the uspC gene encoding universal stress protein UspC → MGYSNVLVAVALSPESQQLVDKAVSIVRPYNGNVSLITLTTEPEMYSSYAAPMLGDLRSVIQEEAQLFMERLSINANYSIKSRTVIHGEFADSLTYYCQHQHIDLVICGNHSTHLMNKLSCSAARLINTSTVDVLIVPL, encoded by the coding sequence ATGGGATACAGCAATGTACTGGTCGCAGTTGCTCTTTCACCCGAAAGCCAACAATTGGTTGATAAAGCCGTTTCCATCGTTCGGCCCTATAACGGCAACGTTTCGCTAATTACATTGACGACCGAACCCGAGATGTACAGCAGTTACGCGGCACCTATGCTCGGTGATTTGCGATCAGTGATACAAGAAGAAGCACAGCTATTTATGGAGAGATTATCTATTAATGCTAACTATTCGATTAAGAGTAGAACCGTGATTCATGGTGAATTCGCCGATAGCCTGACTTACTATTGCCAGCACCAGCATATTGATTTGGTTATCTGTGGCAATCACAGTACCCATTTGATGAATAAACTCTCTTGTTCAGCGGCTCGGCTGATTAATACCAGTACAGTGGATGTCCTCATCGTCCCTCTTTGA
- the flhD gene encoding flagellar transcriptional regulator FlhD, which produces MSTSELLKHIYDINLSYLLLAQRLINDEKASAMFRLGITDSMADALSQLTLPQMVKLAETNQLVCHFRFSDHNTIHHLTKESRVDDLQQIHTGILLSSHLLHELSLKDGSAPKRRA; this is translated from the coding sequence ATGAGTACGTCTGAATTACTCAAACATATTTATGATATTAATTTGTCATATTTGCTCTTAGCGCAGCGGTTAATTAACGATGAGAAAGCCTCAGCGATGTTTCGCTTGGGTATTACTGATAGCATGGCCGATGCATTATCACAGTTAACCTTACCGCAAATGGTTAAATTAGCTGAGACTAACCAATTAGTCTGTCATTTCCGCTTCAGTGATCACAACACTATTCATCATCTGACGAAAGAGTCTCGTGTGGATGACTTGCAGCAAATCCATACCGGAATTTTATTGTCGAGCCACTTACTCCACGAACTATCGTTAAAAGATGGTAGTGCACCTAAGAGAAGAGCATGA
- the flhC gene encoding flagellar transcriptional regulator FlhC produces the protein MVEKSIVQEAKDIHLAMELITLGARLQMLESETQLSRGRLIKLYKELRGSPPPKGMLPFSTDWFMTWEQNIHSSMFYNAYSFLLKSGQCTGVEAVIKAYRLYLEQCPDQSGIPPLLALTRAWTLVRFVDSGMLQLSGCNCCGGTFITHAHQPRNSFVCSLCQPPSRAVKKRKLSPQSADITSQLLDEQVRRAV, from the coding sequence ATGGTTGAGAAAAGTATTGTCCAGGAAGCCAAAGACATTCATTTGGCAATGGAGTTGATAACTTTAGGTGCGCGTTTACAGATGCTGGAAAGCGAAACGCAACTCAGCCGGGGGCGTTTAATTAAGCTCTACAAAGAGCTGAGAGGCAGCCCGCCACCGAAAGGAATGTTACCATTTTCCACCGATTGGTTTATGACTTGGGAACAAAATATTCATTCATCGATGTTTTATAACGCCTATAGCTTCTTGCTAAAAAGCGGACAATGCACCGGTGTTGAGGCCGTTATTAAGGCTTATCGTCTCTATCTGGAACAGTGCCCTGATCAGTCGGGAATCCCGCCATTACTGGCGTTAACCCGTGCCTGGACACTGGTTCGATTCGTTGACAGTGGTATGTTGCAGCTCTCAGGTTGCAATTGCTGTGGTGGGACTTTTATCACCCATGCGCACCAGCCACGAAACAGCTTTGTCTGTAGTCTCTGCCAGCCACCTTCCCGCGCAGTAAAAAAACGTAAACTTTCTCCGCAATCTGCCGATATAACTTCACAACTGCTGGATGAGCAGGTTAGACGCGCAGTTTGA
- the motA gene encoding flagellar motor stator protein MotA — protein MLVILGYIVVLGAVFGGYMIVGGHLGALYQPAEFLIIGGAGIGAFIAGNNGKAIKATMKAMPRLMRRSKYNKVLYMDLMALLYRLLAKSRQQGMLSLERDIENPRESEIFSNYPRILADKILVEFITDYLRLIVSGNMNAFEIEALMDEEIETHEQECEVPAGSLAMVGDSLPAFGIVAAVMGVVHALASADRPAAELGALIAHAMVGTFLGILLAYGFISPLATLLRQQSAETTKMMQCIKVTLLSSLNGYAPQIAVEFGRKTLYTTERPSFIELEEHVRRVKAPVPQATEEDA, from the coding sequence GTGTTAGTTATTTTGGGTTATATCGTGGTCTTAGGTGCGGTTTTCGGTGGCTACATGATTGTTGGTGGTCACCTTGGCGCACTTTATCAGCCAGCTGAATTTTTAATTATCGGCGGGGCAGGTATTGGTGCATTTATTGCGGGTAACAATGGTAAAGCAATAAAAGCCACAATGAAGGCAATGCCAAGATTGATGCGCCGCTCTAAATATAACAAAGTCCTATATATGGACTTAATGGCGCTGCTCTACCGCTTATTAGCAAAATCCCGTCAGCAGGGAATGTTGTCACTGGAACGTGATATAGAAAATCCACGTGAAAGTGAAATATTCTCTAATTATCCGAGGATTCTGGCCGATAAGATATTAGTCGAATTTATTACCGACTATTTGCGGTTAATTGTTAGCGGAAATATGAACGCTTTTGAAATCGAAGCATTGATGGATGAAGAGATAGAGACCCACGAGCAAGAGTGCGAAGTTCCCGCTGGGAGTTTGGCGATGGTGGGGGACTCTCTCCCTGCATTCGGTATTGTTGCCGCGGTGATGGGGGTCGTCCATGCCCTGGCCTCCGCCGACCGACCTGCCGCAGAACTTGGCGCGTTAATTGCCCACGCGATGGTGGGGACGTTCCTGGGTATTTTGTTGGCATATGGATTTATTTCACCTTTGGCGACTTTATTGCGTCAACAGAGTGCAGAAACCACCAAAATGATGCAGTGCATCAAGGTGACACTGCTTTCCAGTCTGAACGGATATGCACCGCAAATTGCCGTGGAATTTGGTCGTAAAACACTCTACACCACGGAGCGTCCATCGTTCATTGAGTTGGAAGAGCATGTACGCAGAGTGAAAGCTCCAGTACCGCAAGCGACAGAAGAGGACGCATGA
- the motB gene encoding flagellar motor protein MotB, translating to MKHQNHPVILVKKRKAKHGGGHHGGSWKIAYADFMTAMMAFFLVMWLLSVSSPQQLTQIADYFRTPLKVALTSGDKSSSSTSPIPGGGDDPTQQVGEVRKHIDSEESRKEEYRLNKLREKLDQLIESDPRLRALRPHLLINMMEEGLRIQIIDSQNRPMFKMGSAQVEPYMRDILRAIAPILNDIPNKISLSGHTDDLPYANGERGYSNWELSADRANASRRELLIGGLDEGKVLRVVGMASTMRLKEQASDDPVNRRISILVLNKQTQHDIEHENLDNRALDIEKAESLKQIESTGTAPAATSAVTAATPPAVAATSTEQAVATGSAAAGSTNAPQPAKAAADDAVKVAASPGSSSTTLSSTTASSSTTTAPAPQTQPLSTGNMTPAASGPTTSLPAAPASHAPVSPTSRDAQ from the coding sequence ATGAAGCATCAGAACCACCCCGTTATTCTGGTCAAAAAGCGCAAGGCCAAACATGGTGGTGGCCACCATGGTGGGTCATGGAAAATCGCTTACGCTGACTTTATGACCGCGATGATGGCCTTCTTTCTGGTGATGTGGCTGCTATCGGTTTCCAGCCCGCAACAACTGACGCAAATTGCCGATTATTTCCGGACGCCATTGAAAGTCGCGCTGACTAGCGGTGATAAAAGTAGTTCCAGCACCAGCCCGATTCCAGGGGGGGGTGATGACCCGACTCAGCAGGTGGGTGAGGTGCGTAAGCACATAGATTCGGAAGAGAGCCGCAAAGAGGAGTATCGCCTCAATAAATTACGGGAAAAGCTGGATCAGCTGATCGAATCCGACCCAAGACTGAGAGCGCTGCGGCCACATCTGTTGATTAACATGATGGAAGAAGGTCTGAGAATTCAGATTATTGATAGTCAAAATCGGCCGATGTTCAAGATGGGGAGTGCTCAGGTTGAGCCGTATATGCGCGATATTTTACGTGCAATAGCCCCTATCTTGAATGATATACCGAATAAAATCAGTCTGTCGGGTCACACCGATGACTTGCCTTACGCCAACGGCGAACGGGGTTATAGCAACTGGGAGTTGTCAGCGGATCGCGCCAATGCTTCACGACGTGAATTGCTGATTGGCGGCCTGGATGAGGGCAAAGTGCTGCGCGTGGTGGGCATGGCCTCAACAATGCGCCTCAAAGAGCAGGCATCGGATGACCCGGTCAACCGCCGTATCAGTATCCTGGTGCTGAACAAACAGACTCAACATGATATTGAGCATGAGAATTTAGATAACAGAGCGCTGGATATCGAAAAAGCGGAAAGCTTGAAGCAGATTGAGAGCACGGGTACTGCGCCAGCGGCGACATCAGCGGTCACTGCTGCAACACCGCCAGCTGTAGCGGCAACATCCACTGAGCAGGCGGTAGCCACCGGTTCGGCAGCGGCAGGTTCAACCAATGCGCCGCAACCTGCCAAGGCAGCAGCTGATGACGCAGTGAAAGTAGCGGCATCGCCAGGATCATCATCGACAACATTATCATCGACAACAGCATCATCATCGACAACAACAGCACCAGCACCACAAACACAACCATTGAGCACGGGGAATATGACTCCAGCTGCCAGCGGGCCAACGACATCGTTGCCAGCGGCACCTGCAAGTCATGCACCGGTCTCTCCGACAAGCCGCGACGCACAGTAG
- the cheA gene encoding chemotaxis protein CheA has translation MDITAFYQTFFDEADELLADMEQHLLLLDPLAPDNEQLNAIFRAAHSIKGGAATFGFTVLQETTHLLENLLDGARRDEMRLSTDIINLFLETKDIMQEQLDAYKTSQEPNAESFEYICHALRQLALEALEQQSVGDAPAAAQGSGAATAEAKTSGKSPALVQGGMRIRLSGLKEQEIPLMLEELGNLGEVKDPHQSADSLEATLITSVNEDDISAVLCFVLEPEQISFLPAESEAAPEVAAPVATVAPVAEVKIAPQVGAVAVPTSPEHVKPKAKASESTSIRVAVEKVDQLINLVGELVITQSMLAQRSGILDPVINGDLLNSMGQLERNARDLQESVMSIRMMPMEYVFSRFPRLVRDLASKLNKQVELTLLGSSTELDKSLIERIIDPLTHLVRNSLDHGIEDAQTRIAAGKQPVGNLTLSAEHQGGNICIEVLDDGAGLNRQKILAKAQSQGMAVNEHMSDEDVGMLIFAPGFSTAEQVTDVSGRGVGMDVVKRNIQEMGGHVQVSFQAGLGTSIRILLPLTLAILDGMSVKVSDEVFILPLNAVMESLQPLAEDLHPLAGGERVLQVRGEYLPLVELYRVFDVENAKTEATQGIVVILQSAGRRYALLVDQLIGQHQVVVKNLESNYRKVPGISAATILGDGSVALIVDVSALQALNREKRVSVEDTAA, from the coding sequence ATGGATATTACCGCGTTTTATCAGACGTTCTTTGATGAAGCAGATGAACTGCTGGCGGATATGGAGCAGCACTTGTTATTGCTGGACCCGCTGGCACCAGACAATGAACAACTCAATGCCATTTTCCGTGCTGCTCACTCCATCAAAGGTGGGGCAGCGACGTTTGGCTTTACGGTGCTGCAAGAGACAACCCATCTGTTGGAAAACCTGTTGGATGGTGCTCGCCGCGACGAGATGCGCCTGAGCACTGATATCATCAACCTGTTTTTGGAAACGAAAGATATTATGCAGGAACAGTTGGACGCCTACAAAACCTCGCAGGAACCCAATGCGGAAAGCTTTGAGTATATCTGTCACGCGCTGCGCCAATTGGCACTTGAAGCTTTAGAACAACAGAGTGTGGGTGATGCCCCAGCCGCCGCGCAGGGCAGTGGTGCGGCAACCGCTGAAGCGAAAACTAGCGGTAAGTCGCCGGCTCTGGTTCAGGGGGGGATGCGCATTCGCCTGTCTGGCCTGAAAGAGCAAGAGATCCCGCTGATGCTGGAAGAGCTGGGCAATTTGGGCGAAGTCAAAGATCCCCACCAAAGTGCCGATAGCCTTGAAGCGACCTTGATTACCTCGGTCAATGAAGATGATATCAGCGCGGTACTCTGTTTTGTGCTGGAACCGGAGCAAATTAGTTTTTTACCGGCTGAGTCAGAAGCTGCGCCAGAAGTCGCTGCGCCAGTTGCCACCGTTGCGCCTGTTGCCGAAGTTAAAATCGCCCCCCAAGTGGGTGCGGTTGCCGTACCCACTAGCCCAGAGCATGTGAAGCCGAAAGCGAAAGCCAGTGAATCCACTAGTATCCGTGTTGCAGTTGAGAAAGTTGACCAGTTGATTAATCTGGTGGGCGAATTGGTTATCACCCAATCCATGCTGGCACAGCGCTCCGGCATCCTGGACCCGGTGATTAATGGTGATTTGCTCAATAGCATGGGGCAGTTGGAACGCAATGCGCGTGACTTGCAAGAGTCGGTGATGTCCATCCGGATGATGCCGATGGAGTATGTGTTCAGCCGCTTCCCACGGTTAGTGCGCGATCTGGCGAGCAAGCTCAATAAGCAGGTTGAACTGACGCTGCTGGGTAGCTCGACCGAACTGGATAAAAGCCTGATCGAGCGCATTATCGACCCATTAACCCATCTGGTTCGTAATAGTTTGGATCACGGTATTGAAGATGCACAGACCCGTATCGCCGCTGGTAAACAGCCGGTGGGCAATCTGACACTCTCCGCTGAGCATCAGGGCGGCAATATTTGCATCGAGGTTCTTGATGATGGCGCCGGGCTGAATCGGCAAAAAATCCTGGCGAAAGCGCAGTCTCAGGGGATGGCGGTCAATGAGCATATGAGTGATGAAGATGTCGGGATGCTGATTTTCGCACCAGGCTTCTCCACCGCTGAGCAAGTGACGGATGTTTCCGGCCGTGGCGTCGGGATGGATGTCGTTAAGCGAAATATCCAGGAGATGGGCGGCCATGTGCAGGTCAGTTTCCAGGCGGGTCTTGGCACCTCGATCCGTATCCTGCTGCCATTGACGCTGGCTATTCTTGATGGCATGTCGGTTAAAGTTAGTGATGAAGTCTTCATTTTGCCACTGAACGCGGTGATGGAGTCGCTGCAACCTTTGGCGGAAGATCTACACCCGCTGGCCGGCGGCGAACGGGTGTTACAAGTGCGCGGCGAGTATCTACCGCTGGTTGAACTGTACCGGGTATTTGATGTTGAAAATGCTAAAACTGAAGCCACTCAGGGCATTGTTGTCATTCTGCAAAGTGCCGGTCGCCGTTATGCGCTGTTGGTAGACCAACTGATCGGTCAGCACCAAGTGGTGGTGAAAAACCTGGAGAGCAACTACCGCAAGGTGCCAGGAATTTCAGCCGCGACCATATTGGGTGATGGCAGCGTGGCGCTAATTGTTGATGTGTCAGCTTTGCAGGCTCTAAACCGGGAAAAGCGTGTATCGGTTGAAGATACCGCCGCATAA